The following DNA comes from Acidimicrobiia bacterium.
GCCGGCTCGGCTCGGGGCGTCCGCCGCTGGTGGCAGGAGCGGCTCCTGGCCCGGGGCTGACCGCCTAGTCGGTCAGCTCGCGGATCCGCTCGATGCGCTCCTGGGCGTGGTTCACGTCGGGGCCGCGCAGCTCGACGAGCTGCTCGCGGTCGGCGGCCGCGATCGCCTCGGCGTCGGCGTCGGCGTCGGCGAGGCGGGCCTCGATGCCCTCCTCGACGATGCGCTCGGCCTCCTCGACGAGGGCGGTGACCATCTCGGCCTCGGGGACGACGCGCACCACGGTGCCGCGCACGAACAGGTGCCCCTTGCCGCGGCCGGCGGCGATCCCGAGGTCGGCGCCTCGCGCCTCGCCCGGCCCGTTCACCACGCAGCCCATCACCGCCACCTGCAGCGGCAGGTTCCGGGCCTCGAGGGCCTGCTGGGCCTCCCTCGCCACGCCGATCACGTCGATCTCGGCCCGGCCGCACGACGGGCAGGCGATGAGGTCGAGGCCCTGGCGCTCGCGCAGCCCGAGGGCCTCGAGGAGGGTGCGCCCGGCGCGGGCCTCCTCGACCGGGTCGGCGGTGAGCGAGTAGCGGATCGTGTCGCCGATCCCCTCGGCGAGCAGGGTGCCGATCCCGGCGGTGGACTTCACGACCCCGGCCGGGGGCGGGCCGGCCTCGGTGACGCCGAGGTGCAGCGGGTGGTCGAGGGTCTCCGAGAGCAGGCGGTAGGCGTCGATCATCACCGGGACGCTCGAGGCCTTCACCGAGATCTTCACGTCGTCGAAGTCGACCTCGCGGAAGTAGTCGAGCTCGCGCGTGGCGCTGGCCACGAGCGCCTCGGGGGTGGCGCCCCCGTGGCGGGCGGCGAGCTCGGGGTCGAGGCTCCCCGCGTTCACCCCGATCCGGATCGGCAGGCCGCGGTCCTTGGCGGCGAGGGCGACGGCCTTGATCTGGTCGGGCTTGCGGATGTTCCCCGGGTTCAGGCGCAGCGCCTGCACGCCGGCCTCGATGGCGGCGAGCGCCAGCCGGTACTGGAAGTGGACGTCGGCGACGATCGGCACCGGCGAGCGGGGCACGATCTGGGCCAGCCCCTCGGCCGCCGCCTCCTCGTTGCAGGTGCAGCGCACGATGTCGCAGCCGGCGCCGGCGAGGGCGTAGATCTGGGCCAGCGTCCCGTCGACGTCGGCGGTCTTCGTCGTCGTCATCGACTGGACCGAGATGGGCGCGTCGCCGCCGACCGCCACCGGCCCGACGTGCACCTGGCGGGTCACGCGACGCGGCTGCACGTGCGCCAGCCTACGGCCCCACCCGATCGCGGCTCACGCCGAGCCGGTGGAGATCCCGTGCAGACCCGGATCAGCTGCCGAAGGCCTGGCGCAC
Coding sequences within:
- the ispG gene encoding flavodoxin-dependent (E)-4-hydroxy-3-methylbut-2-enyl-diphosphate synthase, whose product is MQPRRVTRQVHVGPVAVGGDAPISVQSMTTTKTADVDGTLAQIYALAGAGCDIVRCTCNEEAAAEGLAQIVPRSPVPIVADVHFQYRLALAAIEAGVQALRLNPGNIRKPDQIKAVALAAKDRGLPIRIGVNAGSLDPELAARHGGATPEALVASATRELDYFREVDFDDVKISVKASSVPVMIDAYRLLSETLDHPLHLGVTEAGPPPAGVVKSTAGIGTLLAEGIGDTIRYSLTADPVEEARAGRTLLEALGLRERQGLDLIACPSCGRAEIDVIGVAREAQQALEARNLPLQVAVMGCVVNGPGEARGADLGIAAGRGKGHLFVRGTVVRVVPEAEMVTALVEEAERIVEEGIEARLADADADAEAIAAADREQLVELRGPDVNHAQERIERIRELTD